Part of the Pirellulales bacterium genome, TCCGAATCATGATGATCAGCTTCCGGGCCGGCCACCAGCGCTTGCATCAGCGCCACGCTTTGCCCCTTCGTGATTTTGCCGGCCTGAAGTCGTCCGATGGCAATGCGTCCCACGTAATCGGACCAATCGAGCGTGGTGACCAACATTTGCAACGGAGCGTTTTGATCGACTTCCGGCCCTGGTACGCGCTCCAGAATTAAATCTAACAGCGGCAGCAAATCGCCCTCGCGCGCTTCCGGATCGTGCGATAAATACCCGCCGCGGCCGCTGCCGAACAAATACGGAAAGTCGGCCAGCTTGTCGTCGGCCCCCAATTCCAGAAACAAATTGAACACTTCGTCCAGCACTTCCAGCGCCCGCGCGTCGCTGCGATCGACCTTGTTCACAATCACAATCGGCTGCAGCCGGCACTCCAGCGCCTTGCTGAGCACGAAGCGCGTTTGCGGCATTGGTCCTTCCGCGGCATCAACCAGCACCAGCGCTCCGTCGGCCATGCGCAGCACGCGCTCCACTTCGCCGCCGAAATCGGCGTGGCCGGGTGTGTCGATCAAGTTAATCTTCACATCTTTGTACAGCAGGGCGATGTTCTTGGCCAAAATAGTGATGCCGCGCTCGCGCTCCAAATCGTTGCTGTCGAGAATGCACTCACCTTGCAATTGGCTGGAACGGAACTGCCCGCTCTGCCGGAGCATGGCATCCACAAGCGTGGTTTTGCCATGATCAACATGAGCAATAATGGCGATGTTACGAATATCGGTGCGACGCATGTTGTGTGGTGGGTAGTGAGGGGTGAGGGGTGATTGGTGAGCGATCGGTAGTCTGCGGTCAGTAAATACAAAGCCGCGACCGGTGGTCGCGCTGGGAGTGGCGGCGGGGGTCCATCCGCTTGGCGGCTTAGCCGTGGATCGAAAGAAAATCTTTCGCGCCCAAATCCACCAAACTTACCAAGTCATCTGCGGTGGATGAGCTTTTAGCGCAGCGGCCCGAACGCGCGGGCATTGGCGGGGATGTTGATTCATAGCTGCGTCTGAATTGAAGAAATTGCAAGAATCGCGGTGCGATCCACAAGCTGATTATATCCGCAGCAGCGCGTCCCGACAACCGCATCCGTCGAGCTGCGTTCCGGTTACGTTCCTGGCTTCGCCGGCAAGCTGGGTTGCGTTTCGTTAGCGGTGTGTTTGCGACGCGGGAACCGAACCCAGTTTCACATCAGATTGCAATGGGAACTCGTAAACCAACTTTTTTTCCAGCGGCGGTTTTTCCGTTTGATCGGGCAAGATTGATTTCCGCACGGTGTATAGTCGAAGCGGTCCAGGCTGATCCTTCAAAATGCGGTCCAAAACTCGTCCTAGGGCCTGCACTTTTTCGGGGGGCACATTATTATCCAGCACCTTTCCAATCATGGCTTCCCAGATGGGTTCTGGAATCGACGTAAAAATCACATTCATATCCATTGGCTGCTCGTGCCCCTGCAAGTCCAAACGATCGAGTTCCGCAGTCGTGGTTTCTGGATTCATCAATGACGCAAACGTGGGATAACACGCAAACGGCCACGCATGTTCCTGGTGGGTAGCGCCCAAAGCAATGTTCACCGCAAGTAGACCGGCGCATGTCCAAACCAGATCCCGCGGAAGCGCAGCCCGAGCGGTAGGCTCCTGCTGGCTGCTGGGCAGAAGGCGTTTCGAAATGCGATCCCAAGGCAGGAAGCATACATATAAAACCTGCAACGGCCAGAACGAAATGGTCATCACCAAGTTCGTCATGGTATGGAACATCATGCCCGCCGCTGCGGCCAGGTAACGAGTAGGGCGCTGGAAAATCAAGAAAACAAATCCCATTTCAAACAGCATTGTTCCCAATCCGCCCAGGATCAAAAGCAGCGGATATTGGTCGATTCGCAGCAGCGGTTTCCAATCGCCAAAGTACGACCACTTCGCGTACATTTCCAAGCGCATATTTTCGGGTAGGCCCCACGCGAAACCGCAATTCCAAAACTTCCAGAAGCCAGGAAAAAAATAAATGACTCCAAACAACAGCCAGACCACGCGCAGCGGGACGCCGTAAACCGCCGACGCCGCCGGTCCTGCCAGTCGCCGGCTCCAACTTTCCTGCCTTCGGCCAATCCAGGCATCCACGGATAAAGCATCGCCGCAGCGGCTGGCGGCCAGCACCATGGCGAACCATATCAAATGATGAATATGGTTTACCTTGCCAAACGACTGCTGAATGCCGAGCACGTAATAGCCCAACACCACCGCCAACAACGCATTCATGCGGCTTGCCACTCCCAACATGCCCAACAAGCACACGGCCTTTAATCCGTATGCCGCGACAGTGGCCACATCCGGGTCAAAGGGGAGCCAGCGAAGGAACACGCCTGTCAGACTGGGGACTTTTTTCAATTCCGCCGGAAACGACGCGAACAAATATGTCAAATTCGGCGACACAACAAAAAAAAGTGCCGCAAATAGCGCGATGCGAAAGACTGCCAAATTGATAGGCGAATCGGGTTCAAACAGAAACACGGCCCAGCGTTTCCGCACGGTTTGCCGGGAATGCCACGCTGCCGCAGCGCCCAGCATTGCGCAAAACAAAAACAAGCTGCGGGAAAAATAGAGCCGGCCTGCCTGGAGAATGGCAGCGATGGGCAGATCCTTGCTGCTAGCCAGCAGATGATTTAACCACACGGGACCACGTTGAGCGTGCCCCGCAATCAATAGCGGTTCGACCAGAAAAAAATAGGCGCACGGCAATAAAACCAACCCCGCGCCCAACGCCAGCCACCAGCGCAGCGTTGATCTGTCAGGGAGCATAAGCCATCGTTTTTGTAAGTTGGTTTCGTGTTTGTGGACTATTTTCAGCGGCGCAAATAGACAAATTACGACCGGCGGTCAATATGTTTGCCAGCAACAGAGATAGCTAGCAGCCGTCGCCACAGGTTTCTGATTGCTGACAGCCCGTTTGAATGCAGTGTAGAATGCGGAAAGCTGGCAGCCAGCATCGGTCTGGCTAATCCGGAGAACACGTATGCGCTTGAGCACCATTCCGCAACTCTATCGGCACGCCAACCGCTGGGGGCAAATTCTGACCGTGCTCAGCAAGTACGGGCTGGCAGGCTGGATAGAGCGGTTGGGCCCGCGATTCACGCACGGCATATTAAAAGATCGCGAAGGGACGGCACTATGCAGCCATAATCGCGAAACTCGCATCCGCCTGGCGCTCTCCGAGCTAGGCCCCACGTTTATCAAGCTTGGTCAAATTCTCAGTACGCGCCCCGACGTGGTCGGCGTGGCCTTGGCTGACGAGTTATCGAAACTGCAAGACAACACACCGGCCGATCCGTATCACAGCGTAGTGAAAACCGTAGAAACGGAACTAGGCCAGCCGTTGGCGGAATTGTTCCTTGACTTCGAAGAAGTGCCGCTGGCCAGCGCTTCCATTGGTCAAGTGCACCGCGCACGGCTAAAAAACGGCGATTGGGTGGTGGCCAAAGTGCGGCATGCGGGCATCGAAGAAATTATCCGCCGCGATTTGGATATTCTGACCGGGCTTGCACATTGGGCGGAGCGCGTGCCGGAACTTACCAACTATCGGCCCCGTGCTACCGTGGCGGAGTTCCAGCGTGTGCTAAGGCGCGAACTGGATTTTGGCCGCGAGGAACGCAATCTGCAGCAGTTTGCGCACCTGTTCCAGGACGATCTCACGGTGAAAATTCCCCGCTCCTATCCGGAGCTTTCCACTTCGCGCGTGCTGACCATGCAATACCTGGAAGGGGTGAAGCTCTCGCACGTCGAAAAAGTTCACGAAGCCGGCTTTGATCTCGAGGAAATCGCCCGTCGCGGCGCCGATTTGTACCTCACCATGATCTTCACCCACGGCTTTTATCACGCCGATCCGCATCCAGGGAATTTAATTTTGATGCCCGGCAATATCATCGGGCTGTTGGATTTCGGCATGGTGGGGCGTATCGACGACGCTTTGCGCGAGGAAGTGGAAGAGATGCTGCTGGCGATCGGCGAGCGCGATTCCAGCCGGTTGGCAAATGTGATTACCCAAATGGGCGAAGTCCCGCGCGATTTGGATCAGGCTGCCCTGGGATACGATTTAGCCGATTTCGTCGCGCATTACGCGCATCAATCGATCGACGAAATCAATCTCAGCGCGGCGCTGAACGAAATGACCGAAATCATCCGCCGCTACCGTATCAGGCTGCCGGCGCGGATAGCCATGCTCTTGAAAATGCTGGTCATGCTGGAAGGCACGGCCCGCCTGGCCAGCCCGCGCTTCAGCCTGATGGAAGTGCTCGCGCCGCATCAAAAGCAAATGGCCTGGCGACGCATTTCTCCCCTGCGGCGGCTGCGGAAGCTGCGCCGCATTTACAGCGAACTGGAACACTTAGCAGAAGTGTTGCCACGCAAAATGTTGGACATCGTCGATCTGTTTCATGCCGGAAAGATCGACGTGCATTTAGATCACCGCGGCCTGGAGCCGTCGGTCAATCGGCTGGTGCTGGGCATGCTGGCCAGCGCGCTATTTCTCGGCTCGGCGTTGCTGCTCAGCCGTGAAGTGCCGCCGCTCATCGGTCCCGCCTGGTTGTTTGGCGCCAAAGGCGTGTCGCTCTTCGGCGCCGCCGGCTGCGTCGTGGCATTAGGCTTAGGCCTGCGCTTGCTGCGCGCCATCAACAAATCGGGCCATTTAGATCGGCGAGAATGACTTCTTGATTACTGTGATTTTTTCAATCGCACCAAAAGCCATTGCTGAGTTTTATCTGGGCCCATGTGTAATAACGCTGGCGCTTGATCTTGCGTGAGGTTATAAAGGCCCACTTCTCCGACCGTCGAATTATTTCCTCCGACGGTCCAAGCAACACGCTGCGATTGCTTATCGACACCCCCTTGCACTGGCTTGACGGTGTCGGTCACCAAGTCGACATAGTTGCCGGCCAGCGCGCCCGACTTGTTGACGGCCAACTGCATCACGTAGTGAGGCGTAGAATTTGGATCGTGCACCAAGGCAAACACTCCCAGCGGCGTCCAGTCAGAGGATTGGGGATTTGACGGCGGGGCACTCTGCGCAATCGCCGACGACTGCTGATAGCTTTGAGGGTCTATTGGGGCTGGAGCAGGTTGACCCACCGGATTACTTTGAACGCCTGGAGGCGGAGCGCAGGTATAACCATAACTGTAAGAGACAGGCTGAGCGGCGGCGGCCAGGCCAACCGCGGATGCTGCGCCGGCCCAGGTTGCCGCGTTCCATTCATCTCCGGTCGCCCAAGCAGAAGCATGCCACGCATCAGGATGCGCGCCATACCAATTCTGGTTATAGGTCCCTGCACCGTTGTACGCACTTCTCACAGCAGCCCCTTGATTGGGCAACGAGGTATTCGTGGGTTGCGCGCCGTTTTTTGCGGAGTAGCCAGAGGCTGCGGCACTTGCATTGGCCGGATTAAATCCGGCATCGGTGGGTTGCGTGGTGTGAGCGGCCGGATATCCTGGCATCGACTGAGGATGATATTCGCTCGCCGTCGCGGAATATGGCTCGCTCCCAGCATGATAAGTGCCGGTGTTGGCGCCAGTGGTTTCAGACGGTGGATGGTAGGCCCCGGTCGCTGCCTCATTATGATATGCGCCGGACGATTCGGGTGGGTGAGCAGTACTTGGATTGCCACCATGATAGGCTTCCGCACCTTCACTGGGATGACCAGTAGCGCCACCGAATCCGTGGGCCAGGACTAATTCTGTGGTAAACACGAGAGTGATCATGCCGATGAGGCCGACGAGCGTGAATTTCATTTGATTGCACTTTCGATTTCAAGCGATGGGAATTTGACGAGCTAAGCCATGTTTCGTTATTTCTGTGTCGGAATACGGACCATTTTTATTGGCGCCGCGTCTGGCAAGTGAACGCCATCCAGCGTTCGATTCGTCGATTGCCAAGTGAAATGATTGTCATCAACTTTAGTGTAGATGTTCACGGCCGTGGCATCGCTGCCTTCAGGCATCGTGCCAGTAGCGTCGACCGTCCACTTGTTTCCATCCTTGGTCCAGCTGTCTTCTCCGAAACCCCCTTGTGGCTCGAAGTGCCAGGAAACAATCTGCGCTAATTTTGGGTTCCACCCGATAATCTGGCCGCCGGTCAGGGTTGCTTCTCCCTGTTTCTCGCTTCGGTAAGTGTTCTTGATGAAGTTCCGGCCCCCCATCCATTCGAACTTCATAACCGAACCGGCGTCCTGGGCCTCGGGCTTCCACTGGCCGATCAACCATTCCAAATCTTTCAAGTGATCGCCGTCTAATTCTGAGATGTAAGGGACATCGTGGCCCGCTACCATGGTCCACTTTCCGTCGCGTCGGGCATGAACGACGTTATATTGGGCGGCGGTGCTTGTTTTCTCGCCCGGTAGCGTGACTTTGGCGATTCCTTTTTCGATGGCGGTATCGGGGCCGAAAAAGCGAAAGGAATCGATAAACAGCGTGACCTTCGCGCCAGGGTGGTCTTTGAATAGTTGTGCGTACTCTTTCTGAATGGCATCACGACCGTGAAAAACTTGGCCGGATTCATCGGTATACGCAGCATCCGCAGACCACTGCGCGCCGATCGTTTTCGCATCACCCGCATTGAATGCTTTGACGAACTCGTCGGCCGTGGCACGGAATGCTTTCTCGTCCGTGTCCGTATTGGCCTGCATCACCGACGATGTTTTGTCGGTTGTGTCAGCAGCACACGCTTTAATGTTCGACCCGCTGTCGAATCTTGCAATCACTAAAGCGCCAACGATCAACATGCTGGCAGCAAAGGATCGCGTTTGCTGATAGCGATTTGGCATTCGATTTTTCTCCCTCATTAAATCAGTTTTGTAATCCGACTACGCTGTTGGTTTATCCTCAGAGGTACCCTGCAGAGCAATTAGCTACTACTCGCTCAATTTGTTGTTGCGTTGCGCCTCCTCTAGTTTTTTGATGTCCTCGGGCGACAATTGCGGACGGTCTACAGTGATTGTCAATTTGTTCAGCTTCGCGGTCAGCGGAAATGGGGGCAGATAGTCGGCGTCGTTCACTCCGGTCAGCGTGTCGGAGCCGATGTCGAAACTTTCATCCCATTGCAGGATCATGGGCAGGGTCTTCTCAATTTTTTGGGTGTCGACCGTTTTGCCGTCTACTTTCAAGGTGCCGGCGCCGCCGCGGCCCAATCCAGTGAAGCTATTGAAAGCCAGCGTGCCAAGTCCCAGACCGTCGTATTTGAAATCGAATTCCACCGTGTGCTTACCCGGCGTCAGAGCGTCCGGACCGGCCCACTTCACACGTTTTAAATCGAGCATGTTCCACAAAAACACCGGCTTCCCCTTGAGCAGGTAGAACCCGTAGCCGGCGAACCGGCCACCGGAGGTCAAAATCATCCCTTCGGCGCCGCCCTGGGGCACTTCGATGTCGGCCTTGATGTTGTAGGAGCAGTCCAGCAGCAGCGGCGAGTCTCCTTGCGGCAGACCCGTCATGGGATGCGTGTAAACAAACTGGCTGCGGCCGGCCGTGATGTTTGGGCGCGGCGCGATAATCCGCGATGCTACCGAAGCATCGAGCGGCAGCACCTCATACTTTTTGGCTTCTGTGAGAAATAATTCCTTCAGCTCCTTCACTTTGTCCGGATTCTTGGCAGCCACGTCGTCAAACTGCGTCCAGTCTTTATTCAGGTCGAAAAGTT contains:
- a CDS encoding GTP-binding protein, whose amino-acid sequence is MRRTDIRNIAIIAHVDHGKTTLVDAMLRQSGQFRSSQLQGECILDSNDLERERGITILAKNIALLYKDVKINLIDTPGHADFGGEVERVLRMADGALVLVDAAEGPMPQTRFVLSKALECRLQPIVIVNKVDRSDARALEVLDEVFNLFLELGADDKLADFPYLFGSGRGGYLSHDPEAREGDLLPLLDLILERVPGPEVDQNAPLQMLVTTLDWSDYVGRIAIGRLQAGKITKGQSVALMQALVAGPEADHHDS
- a CDS encoding HTTM domain-containing protein — protein: MLPDRSTLRWWLALGAGLVLLPCAYFFLVEPLLIAGHAQRGPVWLNHLLASSKDLPIAAILQAGRLYFSRSLFLFCAMLGAAAAWHSRQTVRKRWAVFLFEPDSPINLAVFRIALFAALFFVVSPNLTYLFASFPAELKKVPSLTGVFLRWLPFDPDVATVAAYGLKAVCLLGMLGVASRMNALLAVVLGYYVLGIQQSFGKVNHIHHLIWFAMVLAASRCGDALSVDAWIGRRQESWSRRLAGPAASAVYGVPLRVVWLLFGVIYFFPGFWKFWNCGFAWGLPENMRLEMYAKWSYFGDWKPLLRIDQYPLLLILGGLGTMLFEMGFVFLIFQRPTRYLAAAAGMMFHTMTNLVMTISFWPLQVLYVCFLPWDRISKRLLPSSQQEPTARAALPRDLVWTCAGLLAVNIALGATHQEHAWPFACYPTFASLMNPETTTAELDRLDLQGHEQPMDMNVIFTSIPEPIWEAMIGKVLDNNVPPEKVQALGRVLDRILKDQPGPLRLYTVRKSILPDQTEKPPLEKKLVYEFPLQSDVKLGSVPASQTHR
- a CDS encoding AarF/ABC1/UbiB kinase family protein, with the protein product MRLSTIPQLYRHANRWGQILTVLSKYGLAGWIERLGPRFTHGILKDREGTALCSHNRETRIRLALSELGPTFIKLGQILSTRPDVVGVALADELSKLQDNTPADPYHSVVKTVETELGQPLAELFLDFEEVPLASASIGQVHRARLKNGDWVVAKVRHAGIEEIIRRDLDILTGLAHWAERVPELTNYRPRATVAEFQRVLRRELDFGREERNLQQFAHLFQDDLTVKIPRSYPELSTSRVLTMQYLEGVKLSHVEKVHEAGFDLEEIARRGADLYLTMIFTHGFYHADPHPGNLILMPGNIIGLLDFGMVGRIDDALREEVEEMLLAIGERDSSRLANVITQMGEVPRDLDQAALGYDLADFVAHYAHQSIDEINLSAALNEMTEIIRRYRIRLPARIAMLLKMLVMLEGTARLASPRFSLMEVLAPHQKQMAWRRISPLRRLRKLRRIYSELEHLAEVLPRKMLDIVDLFHAGKIDVHLDHRGLEPSVNRLVLGMLASALFLGSALLLSREVPPLIGPAWLFGAKGVSLFGAAGCVVALGLGLRLLRAINKSGHLDRRE
- a CDS encoding SgcJ/EcaC family oxidoreductase, producing MLIVGALVIARFDSGSNIKACAADTTDKTSSVMQANTDTDEKAFRATADEFVKAFNAGDAKTIGAQWSADAAYTDESGQVFHGRDAIQKEYAQLFKDHPGAKVTLFIDSFRFFGPDTAIEKGIAKVTLPGEKTSTAAQYNVVHARRDGKWTMVAGHDVPYISELDGDHLKDLEWLIGQWKPEAQDAGSVMKFEWMGGRNFIKNTYRSEKQGEATLTGGQIIGWNPKLAQIVSWHFEPQGGFGEDSWTKDGNKWTVDATGTMPEGSDATAVNIYTKVDDNHFTWQSTNRTLDGVHLPDAAPIKMVRIPTQK